Proteins from a genomic interval of Desulfovibrio litoralis DSM 11393:
- a CDS encoding tetratricopeptide repeat protein: protein MKINIFIPKWLVLSAALSFISPVDFALGADYTWKMEKGRERLSIALDSLKSSRATVVRTAPNALSIKLDAPLVSLNNSGIQPGDKNIFSTVSLDGNIINITTNTPAFGHFVFNNDPKQVVIEFYQDEVGRYWKGDKNLVKSEQIQPQNNIQANLTEAKKQPNPELLSSKNVESKSSLEKAISLLSPSVASAATEVGNTLPAQDNISAEPILVAQANQNAVAQVPQQNMQPIQQPIQQPMQQPMQQPMQQVQQGFVNPYAQQPMQQPMQQPMQQQAQPVQGQNQQGFVNPYSQAGQQGQSGFANPYGQAAPSQNVYAQPNTQPFAQPQNLTQGQNMPQAVYPQQTQASQMPIGQQQSQNMPQSQMGQQPQAVSQTPAQNPNAGPNLSVPIQLGPPPSELYAPQPQAQVQTPQNQMPQNQMPAMQQQQFVPQAQQQYQQQAQQMPYGQQGFPPQGNQVQQPVQPSQASPQSLPQNLPQNQQVPFVPQNPQGQALQQNPYNQPIQQQGQNQVQPIPQNMQGAGQPLTQQQQQQQATGQQQATGQQGQQATGQQATGQQSFTPEPRQLELLVKSNANTTNNTAQAQEGHGTQGKQEPVPPTIDELITQAKANVKVREYEAALAILEPLRGRADLSFEQRETVLNELATAVYELGKSDLLANFSKIVSSTTEAMNFNLKSPMVATHLMRLGFVNLKSNNPQEAEAYFNILKKQFPKDPNIPLVYYNWGEYYYNKKEYQKAADEYQYVVQNYPDNPYVREAAVALARTNYNLGYYEEAYKIVEFIERRWPRFYLDQPKFLNMLGDLAFRVGKNDKARHYYWTYYNILPNGDETDMVLARLGDIYAIDGQVSAARETYNEAVRKFPDKDGGLVSMMRLAEEGIYDAPTARDMSVIFDNKQFSLGAVQVYNRILKDFPQSSLAPLARLKLAMWYLWNKDYENTLEQATAFVKDYPKHSLIPKIKEIAMQAFDNAVAQGILENRTTLATTLWDKFPIVREQKNELRPSSTIALARSLWKTDSPQRALDTLEPFFQGAKIPEYGEDALAMALNILVENDRWDAVKDLQRKVQLWELNDKAAQQLDYSVAIAEEKTGNPDKAVLLWKKLQGDTGLTPLQQAYAQYFTANDYWQKRDLENANRVAKESLRNFLSLADKDPLQLDRPKIKLLLNMLMDISESAGRPQEALDYMLKYPQYMEIQDADKLANLYRQGTLYKKMGNLPKWQAIMKDLAEKHANDVYGRLAASDLKTYKISEDAARFTSNPNLR from the coding sequence GTGAAAATAAATATTTTTATACCAAAATGGCTTGTTTTATCGGCGGCGTTAAGTTTTATTTCTCCCGTTGACTTTGCGTTAGGGGCTGATTATACATGGAAAATGGAAAAAGGGCGTGAACGCTTGTCTATTGCGTTAGACTCTTTAAAAAGTTCCCGTGCTACTGTTGTGCGTACTGCTCCAAACGCTTTGAGTATCAAGCTAGACGCTCCTCTAGTTTCGTTAAATAATAGCGGAATTCAGCCCGGTGATAAAAATATTTTTTCTACTGTAAGTTTAGATGGGAATATCATCAACATTACGACCAATACTCCTGCATTTGGACATTTTGTCTTTAATAATGACCCTAAACAGGTAGTGATTGAATTTTATCAAGATGAAGTCGGAAGATATTGGAAAGGCGATAAAAATTTAGTAAAAAGTGAACAGATACAGCCTCAAAACAATATTCAGGCTAATTTGACAGAAGCAAAAAAACAGCCGAACCCTGAGCTACTTAGTTCTAAAAATGTTGAATCTAAGAGCTCCCTAGAGAAGGCGATATCTCTTCTTTCTCCATCTGTTGCCAGTGCGGCGACTGAGGTTGGAAACACTTTGCCTGCTCAAGACAATATTTCGGCTGAACCAATTTTAGTGGCACAAGCAAACCAAAATGCTGTTGCTCAAGTTCCACAACAAAATATGCAGCCAATTCAACAGCCAATTCAACAACCTATGCAACAACCTATGCAACAACCTATGCAACAGGTGCAACAGGGTTTTGTAAATCCTTATGCTCAACAACCTATGCAGCAGCCTATGCAACAGCCTATGCAACAGCAGGCACAGCCCGTTCAAGGACAAAACCAACAAGGGTTTGTAAATCCTTATAGTCAAGCCGGGCAACAGGGTCAAAGTGGTTTTGCTAATCCATATGGACAAGCCGCTCCTTCTCAAAATGTTTATGCCCAGCCGAATACTCAACCGTTTGCACAGCCGCAAAACCTGACTCAAGGTCAAAATATGCCGCAAGCTGTTTATCCTCAGCAGACTCAGGCTTCGCAAATGCCGATTGGACAACAGCAGTCGCAAAATATGCCTCAATCTCAAATGGGGCAACAACCTCAAGCGGTTTCTCAAACTCCTGCACAAAATCCGAATGCAGGTCCGAATTTATCTGTTCCGATTCAGCTTGGTCCTCCGCCCTCCGAACTTTATGCACCTCAACCTCAAGCACAGGTGCAAACTCCTCAAAATCAAATGCCTCAAAATCAAATGCCGGCAATGCAACAGCAACAGTTTGTGCCACAGGCACAACAGCAGTATCAACAACAGGCTCAACAAATGCCTTACGGGCAACAAGGATTTCCGCCTCAAGGTAATCAAGTTCAACAACCTGTTCAGCCGTCTCAAGCATCACCACAGTCATTGCCACAAAATTTACCTCAAAATCAACAGGTTCCTTTTGTTCCACAAAACCCTCAGGGGCAAGCTTTACAACAAAATCCTTATAATCAACCAATACAGCAACAAGGGCAAAATCAGGTTCAACCTATTCCGCAAAATATGCAAGGTGCAGGACAGCCCTTAACGCAACAGCAACAGCAACAACAAGCAACAGGACAACAGCAAGCAACAGGACAACAAGGGCAACAGGCGACAGGGCAACAGGCGACAGGGCAACAGTCTTTTACTCCTGAACCACGCCAGCTTGAACTTTTAGTAAAAAGTAATGCTAATACTACCAATAATACGGCACAAGCTCAGGAAGGACACGGTACTCAAGGTAAACAAGAACCTGTTCCGCCAACGATTGATGAACTAATTACTCAAGCCAAAGCTAATGTTAAAGTGCGTGAATATGAAGCGGCGTTGGCGATCTTAGAACCATTACGGGGAAGAGCCGACTTAAGTTTTGAACAGCGTGAAACGGTTTTAAATGAACTTGCTACTGCTGTTTATGAGCTTGGGAAGAGTGACCTTTTGGCTAATTTCTCAAAAATAGTTTCAAGCACCACCGAAGCGATGAATTTTAATCTAAAATCACCAATGGTGGCAACTCATTTAATGCGTCTTGGTTTCGTCAATTTAAAAAGTAACAACCCTCAAGAAGCCGAAGCGTATTTTAATATTCTTAAAAAACAATTTCCAAAAGATCCTAATATTCCTCTTGTTTATTATAATTGGGGTGAATATTATTATAACAAAAAAGAATATCAAAAAGCTGCTGATGAATATCAATATGTAGTTCAAAATTATCCGGATAATCCTTATGTGCGAGAGGCTGCGGTTGCACTTGCACGCACTAACTATAATCTTGGTTATTATGAGGAAGCTTATAAAATCGTTGAGTTTATTGAAAGACGTTGGCCTCGTTTTTATCTTGATCAGCCTAAATTTTTAAATATGCTCGGCGACTTGGCCTTTAGAGTCGGAAAAAATGATAAAGCTCGCCACTATTATTGGACTTATTATAACATTCTGCCTAACGGTGATGAAACTGATATGGTTTTGGCACGTTTGGGTGATATTTATGCCATAGACGGTCAGGTTAGTGCCGCCAGAGAAACTTATAACGAAGCTGTAAGAAAGTTTCCTGATAAAGACGGTGGCTTGGTTTCTATGATGCGTTTAGCGGAAGAAGGTATTTATGATGCTCCAACCGCAAGGGATATGAGCGTAATTTTTGATAATAAACAGTTTAGCTTGGGTGCGGTTCAGGTTTATAACAGAATACTTAAAGATTTTCCTCAAAGTTCTTTGGCTCCTTTAGCTCGTTTAAAGCTGGCTATGTGGTATCTTTGGAACAAAGATTATGAAAACACTTTGGAACAAGCTACCGCCTTTGTTAAAGATTATCCTAAACACAGCCTTATTCCAAAAATTAAAGAAATAGCCATGCAGGCGTTTGATAACGCCGTTGCTCAAGGAATTTTAGAAAATAGAACAACTTTGGCAACGACTTTATGGGATAAATTCCCTATCGTGCGAGAACAAAAAAATGAATTGCGTCCTTCAAGCACAATCGCTTTGGCGAGAAGTTTGTGGAAAACCGATTCGCCTCAAAGGGCTTTAGATACCCTTGAGCCATTTTTCCAAGGGGCGAAAATTCCCGAATATGGTGAAGACGCTCTGGCAATGGCTTTAAATATTTTAGTGGAAAATGATCGTTGGGACGCTGTTAAAGATTTACAGCGTAAGGTACAGTTGTGGGAGTTAAACGATAAAGCGGCTCAACAACTTGACTATTCCGTTGCTATCGCAGAAGAAAAAACAGGTAACCCGGACAAAGCGGTGTTATTGTGGAAAAAACTTCAGGGCGATACCGGTCTTACTCCATTACAACAGGCCTATGCTCAATATTTTACGGCAAACGACTATTGGCAAAAACGAGATTTGGAAAACGCCAACCGTGTTGCTAAAGAAAGTTTACGCAATTTTTTAAGTCTTGCAGACAAAGACCCGTTACAACTTGATCGTCCGAAAATTAAGTTATTATTAAATATGCTTATGGATATTTCCGAAAGTGCGGGAAGACCCCAAGAAGCTTTAGATTATATGCTTAAATATCCACAGTATATGGAAATTCAAGATGCTGATAAGTTGGCAAACCTTTACAGACAAGGAACTTTATATAAAAAGATGGGTAACCTTCCTAAGTGGCAGGCAATAATGAAAGATTTGGCAGAAAAACATGCGAATGATGTTTATGGGCGTTTAGCCGCTTCTGATTTAAAAACTTATAAAATTTCGGAAGATGCCGCTCGGTTTACTTCAAATCCTAACCTTAGATAA
- a CDS encoding sigma-54 interaction domain-containing protein — protein MKLDTKGIIGQSSTLNELFKVLVKVAPTDSTVLVAGESGTGKELIVRALHANSVRADKPFVPINCGAIPKDLLESELFGHEKGAFTSAVRSRPGRFELANGGTIFLDEIGEMDLLLQVKILRVLQEKEIERVGGTEIRKVDVRIVAATNRDLEREVAAGRFREDLFYRLNVIPLSLPPLRERGGDILLLAEHFLEHFLEHFCKKKNRPLLRLSSDVKKALNAYHWAGNVRELENFMERISILCDDDVVQLKDLPQKLLNEVGDVSLLSMPQPLEPVCEVVKEQKVSHNEERNFFKAVFSEEKSEFSWATVDDLKKLGIGLKEFLEISEERLLNEALTMADGVKNQAAEILGIKRTTLIEKLKKKTNESI, from the coding sequence ATGAAACTGGATACAAAAGGAATTATAGGGCAAAGCTCTACATTAAACGAGTTGTTTAAGGTGCTTGTTAAAGTTGCACCAACAGACAGTACGGTTTTGGTTGCGGGAGAATCGGGGACGGGTAAAGAGCTGATTGTAAGAGCTTTACATGCAAACAGCGTTAGAGCGGATAAGCCTTTTGTGCCTATTAACTGTGGGGCTATTCCAAAAGATTTGTTAGAATCTGAACTTTTCGGACATGAAAAAGGGGCTTTTACTTCGGCTGTGCGTTCTCGCCCGGGGCGTTTCGAGCTTGCAAACGGCGGCACGATTTTTCTTGATGAAATCGGCGAGATGGATCTTTTGTTACAAGTTAAGATATTAAGAGTTTTACAAGAAAAAGAAATAGAGCGTGTTGGTGGAACGGAAATCCGCAAAGTTGATGTGCGTATTGTTGCGGCAACCAATAGAGACTTAGAGCGAGAAGTTGCGGCAGGGCGTTTTCGCGAAGATTTGTTTTATCGTTTAAATGTTATTCCTTTGTCTTTACCGCCGTTGCGTGAGCGTGGCGGAGATATCCTTCTTTTGGCGGAACATTTTCTCGAACATTTTCTCGAACATTTTTGTAAAAAGAAAAATCGTCCTTTATTAAGACTTTCTTCTGATGTCAAAAAAGCTTTAAATGCATATCATTGGGCGGGTAACGTCAGAGAGCTCGAAAATTTTATGGAACGTATTTCCATTTTGTGCGATGATGATGTTGTTCAATTGAAAGATTTACCTCAAAAATTGTTAAACGAAGTGGGCGATGTCAGTCTTTTGTCTATGCCCCAACCTCTTGAACCTGTTTGTGAGGTTGTTAAAGAACAAAAAGTTTCACATAACGAGGAAAGAAATTTTTTCAAAGCTGTTTTTAGTGAAGAAAAATCGGAATTTTCTTGGGCAACGGTTGATGACTTGAAAAAACTTGGAATTGGTTTAAAAGAGTTTTTAGAAATTTCAGAAGAGCGTTTGTTGAACGAAGCTTTAACAATGGCAGACGGAGTCAAAAATCAGGCGGCAGAAATCTTGGGGATTAAACGAACTACTTTAATTGAAAAGCTTAAGAAAAAGACTAATGAATCAATTTAA
- a CDS encoding class I SAM-dependent methyltransferase → MSVKEQFDSISKQYDQQRRGLIPCFDDFYRLPSEVLDFQGTTPNILDIGCGTGLFSSVLLKKYPNAKFTLIDLSDKMLELAKERFKNNINFKFITEDYTKHKFNEKFDIIISALSIHHLSATQKEVLYDSCYKMLNDNGIFINADQVLSPYPEVESMFSNLWKKEVEQSGLEPEEIKKAYQRLTLDNPSTLSDQLLWLKKAGFKYSDVLFKYYHFCVLYAKK, encoded by the coding sequence ATGAGCGTTAAAGAACAATTTGACAGTATCTCAAAACAATATGATCAACAACGTCGAGGGCTTATTCCCTGTTTTGACGACTTTTACAGACTACCCTCTGAAGTTTTGGATTTTCAAGGCACAACTCCAAATATTTTAGATATAGGTTGTGGAACGGGGCTTTTTTCCTCTGTACTTTTAAAAAAATATCCAAACGCAAAGTTCACCTTAATTGATTTGTCCGATAAAATGTTGGAACTTGCCAAAGAACGCTTTAAAAACAATATCAACTTTAAATTTATCACAGAAGATTATACCAAACATAAGTTTAATGAAAAATTTGATATAATTATTTCCGCCCTATCTATTCACCACCTCTCGGCAACGCAAAAAGAGGTTCTTTATGACTCATGTTATAAGATGTTGAATGACAACGGAATTTTTATCAATGCCGATCAAGTATTAAGCCCTTACCCCGAAGTTGAAAGTATGTTTTCAAACTTATGGAAAAAAGAAGTGGAACAAAGCGGTCTTGAGCCTGAAGAAATAAAAAAGGCTTATCAAAGATTAACCCTTGATAACCCCTCTACTTTATCAGACCAGTTACTTTGGCTTAAAAAAGCCGGCTTTAAATATAGTGATGTTTTGTTTAAATATTATCATTTTTGCGTTTTATACGCCAAAAAATAA
- the frr gene encoding ribosome recycling factor: MENIKKDTEERMNKALAALDKEFDKLRTGRASTSLVDNVKVDYHGTPTPIQQLASVAIPDSRSITIQPWDKSAFSLIEKALQKSDLGINPVNDGKIIRINIPPLTEDRRKDLAKLAKKYAEEAKVAVRNIRRDANDAFKKLEKDKTISEDDHKKSSDVVQKTTDSFVQKIDQRLTAKEKEIMEI, translated from the coding sequence ATGGAAAATATTAAAAAAGATACTGAAGAACGCATGAATAAAGCGTTAGCAGCGTTAGACAAAGAATTTGACAAATTGCGTACGGGGCGTGCTTCTACCTCTCTTGTAGATAATGTCAAGGTTGATTATCACGGAACTCCGACTCCGATTCAACAACTTGCCTCTGTGGCGATTCCCGATAGCCGTTCAATTACTATTCAGCCTTGGGATAAATCAGCTTTTTCTTTGATTGAAAAAGCTTTGCAAAAATCTGATTTGGGAATTAATCCCGTGAATGACGGAAAGATTATCCGCATTAACATACCGCCTTTAACAGAAGATCGTCGTAAAGATTTGGCAAAACTAGCAAAAAAATATGCAGAAGAAGCAAAAGTTGCTGTGCGTAATATTCGCAGAGACGCTAATGATGCGTTTAAAAAGCTGGAAAAAGATAAAACCATATCAGAAGACGACCACAAAAAATCCAGTGATGTCGTACAAAAAACTACGGATAGCTTTGTTCAGAAAATTGATCAAAGACTAACCGCCAAAGAAAAAGAAATTATGGAAATCTAA
- the pyrH gene encoding UMP kinase codes for MSKLKYKRLLLKLSGEALAGDNKFGIDPATVVAICAEISEIVKLGVELAIVIGGGNIFRGLAASAKGMDRSSADYMGMLATVMNSVAVQDALEKLGHSTRVLSAITMQEVCEPYVRRRAERHLEKGRVVICAAGTGNPYFTTDTAATLRGMELKCDAIVKATKVDGVYDKDPMKFSDAVMFHELGHMETVNKQLGVMDNTAITLAMENNLPIIVCNMFGGNIRRLVLGEKVGTIVQGG; via the coding sequence ATGAGTAAATTAAAATATAAACGTCTGCTTTTAAAATTGAGCGGAGAAGCCTTGGCAGGCGATAACAAATTTGGAATTGATCCTGCTACGGTTGTTGCAATTTGTGCTGAAATTTCCGAAATAGTCAAACTTGGTGTCGAACTTGCCATTGTTATTGGCGGAGGAAATATCTTTAGAGGTTTGGCGGCTTCTGCCAAGGGAATGGATAGGTCTTCGGCTGATTATATGGGAATGCTTGCTACTGTGATGAACTCGGTTGCGGTGCAAGATGCTTTGGAAAAATTAGGACACAGCACAAGAGTTTTGTCTGCCATTACCATGCAGGAAGTTTGCGAACCTTATGTGCGTCGTCGTGCCGAGCGCCATCTTGAAAAAGGGCGAGTTGTAATTTGTGCTGCCGGAACCGGTAACCCTTATTTCACAACCGATACCGCCGCTACTTTAAGAGGAATGGAATTAAAGTGTGATGCGATTGTTAAGGCGACTAAGGTTGATGGAGTTTACGACAAAGACCCTATGAAGTTTTCTGATGCCGTGATGTTTCATGAGCTTGGACACATGGAAACCGTCAACAAACAGCTTGGCGTTATGGACAATACGGCGATTACTTTGGCAATGGAAAATAACTTACCGATAATTGTATGTAATATGTTTGGTGGAAATATTCGTCGTTTAGTGCTTGGCGAAAAAGTTGGCACCATAGTTCAAGGAGGCTAA
- a CDS encoding glycosyltransferase family 2 protein, which produces MSEDNVDKFNSNNDFELTALILTYNSERLIKACLESLAFCTRIIVVDSHSTDNTQQIVKDFGATLLIRAWEGPYPQLQFGFKYIEENIVNANPKLKHWILCIDSDEVCDLALQKNIQQVLTEPTLEQKECTAFGINRLSWYYDRFMYHSSWHPDWLNRLFVFGELEIKMSGAHYSFHPKSKAGKLDGLLYHYPYTGFFNQLEKLNSYAEQGANDLRKKGRKGGILVGLIHAKVCFIRKYILKRGFLDGRAGFILAAHDAFYTFLKYVRIPDASWGKPYNHFESQQQAKKN; this is translated from the coding sequence ATGTCTGAAGATAACGTTGATAAATTTAATTCCAATAATGACTTTGAACTAACGGCTTTGATTTTAACTTATAATTCAGAACGCTTAATTAAAGCGTGTTTGGAGTCTTTAGCTTTTTGTACTCGTATTATTGTTGTCGATTCTCATAGTACGGATAACACTCAACAAATAGTTAAAGATTTTGGTGCGACTTTATTGATCAGAGCTTGGGAAGGTCCTTACCCTCAGCTTCAATTTGGTTTCAAATATATCGAAGAAAATATTGTAAACGCTAATCCAAAACTCAAACATTGGATACTTTGTATTGATTCTGATGAAGTTTGCGATCTTGCCTTACAAAAAAATATTCAACAAGTTTTAACCGAACCAACGCTTGAACAAAAAGAGTGTACGGCTTTTGGAATAAACCGCCTTTCTTGGTATTATGACCGTTTTATGTATCATAGCTCTTGGCACCCCGATTGGTTAAATCGTTTGTTTGTTTTTGGTGAGCTTGAAATTAAAATGAGTGGAGCCCATTATTCTTTTCACCCGAAATCAAAAGCCGGTAAGCTTGACGGGCTTTTATATCATTATCCTTATACCGGTTTTTTTAATCAGCTTGAAAAACTTAATTCTTATGCCGAACAAGGGGCGAACGACCTTCGCAAAAAAGGGCGTAAGGGTGGAATTTTAGTTGGTTTAATTCATGCTAAAGTATGTTTTATTCGTAAATATATTTTAAAGCGTGGTTTTTTAGACGGGCGTGCGGGTTTTATTTTGGCGGCTCATGATGCCTTTTATACTTTTCTAAAATATGTTCGTATTCCTGATGCGAGCTGGGGCAAGCCTTATAACCATTTTGAATCTCAACAACAGGCAAAAAAGAACTAA
- the tsf gene encoding translation elongation factor Ts, which yields MANYTAQMVKELRELTSAGMMDCKNALEECKGELDKAVDWLRQKGLSKAAKKSGRATSEGVVALRVNDNNTCVAMVEVKCETDFVTRGDKFQAFAKSVVETVFNKKPADATALADLTSTSLNEQIAIIGENMTIGRFALWEMSTPGVIGAYIHSNGKIGVLVEIDCTKPETAANPKLMELARNIAMQVAAVSPAALDAASLDPALVEREREVYRQKTIEEGKPADRVEKIVDGRIQKFYKEACLMEQGYIRDDKVSIKDLVAAEAKALNDTLTVKRFVRLQLGEDASA from the coding sequence ATGGCTAACTATACAGCTCAAATGGTCAAAGAACTGCGTGAACTTACCAGTGCCGGTATGATGGATTGTAAAAATGCCCTTGAAGAATGTAAGGGTGAGCTTGATAAAGCTGTTGATTGGCTTCGTCAAAAAGGTTTGTCAAAAGCCGCCAAAAAATCAGGGCGTGCTACCTCTGAAGGCGTAGTTGCACTGCGTGTTAATGATAACAACACTTGTGTTGCTATGGTTGAAGTTAAGTGTGAAACAGACTTCGTTACTCGTGGTGATAAGTTCCAAGCTTTCGCCAAAAGCGTTGTTGAAACCGTTTTTAATAAAAAACCTGCTGATGCTACTGCTTTGGCTGATTTAACTTCTACTTCTTTGAATGAGCAAATTGCTATTATCGGTGAAAACATGACTATCGGGCGTTTTGCTCTTTGGGAAATGTCAACCCCCGGTGTAATTGGTGCTTATATCCACTCTAACGGAAAAATCGGCGTTTTGGTTGAAATTGATTGTACTAAACCCGAAACCGCTGCAAACCCTAAGTTAATGGAACTTGCTCGCAATATCGCCATGCAAGTTGCTGCTGTTAGCCCTGCGGCTTTAGATGCGGCAAGTCTTGACCCTGCTTTGGTTGAACGTGAGCGTGAAGTTTATCGCCAAAAAACTATAGAAGAAGGCAAGCCTGCGGATAGAGTTGAAAAGATCGTCGACGGTCGTATTCAAAAATTCTATAAAGAAGCTTGTTTGATGGAACAAGGATATATTCGCGATGATAAAGTCAGCATTAAAGACTTAGTCGCCGCCGAAGCTAAAGCCTTGAACGATACTTTGACTGTTAAGCGTTTTGTTCGCCTTCAACTTGGTGAAGATGCGAGTGCATAA
- the rpsB gene encoding 30S ribosomal protein S2: protein MSYVSMKQMLETGVHFGHQTRRWNPKMKPYIFGARNGIHIIDLQQTVKLFHTAHDKIVDAVVRGGKVIFIGTKRQAQEAIAGEAERAGQYHVTHRWMGGTLTNFQTIQKSIARMKKLETMFEDGSINRYQKKEILSLQRELDKLKLVLGGIKDMENLPAIAFIIDPQREAIAVQECRKLGIPIVAITDTNCDPDSIDYVIPGNDDAIRAIKLFVGHIANACLEGEAMRKEKGGKDVEEELKKSANAASSLVQQAEEETELQGE, encoded by the coding sequence ATGTCTTATGTTAGCATGAAGCAAATGCTTGAGACTGGTGTCCATTTTGGTCACCAAACCAGACGTTGGAATCCAAAAATGAAGCCTTATATTTTTGGAGCTCGTAACGGAATTCATATTATCGACTTGCAACAAACCGTTAAACTTTTCCATACTGCTCATGACAAAATTGTTGATGCGGTTGTGCGTGGTGGTAAGGTTATTTTTATCGGAACCAAGCGTCAGGCTCAAGAAGCTATCGCTGGTGAAGCCGAACGTGCCGGTCAATATCACGTTACTCATCGTTGGATGGGCGGAACTTTAACTAACTTCCAAACTATCCAAAAAAGCATTGCTCGCATGAAAAAACTTGAAACAATGTTTGAAGATGGTTCTATTAATCGTTATCAGAAAAAAGAAATTTTATCTCTTCAACGTGAGCTTGATAAATTAAAGCTCGTGCTTGGCGGGATTAAAGATATGGAAAATTTACCTGCTATTGCTTTTATTATTGATCCTCAGCGTGAAGCGATTGCCGTTCAAGAATGCCGCAAACTCGGTATTCCTATTGTTGCGATTACTGATACAAACTGTGATCCTGATTCTATCGACTATGTTATTCCGGGTAACGATGACGCTATTCGTGCTATTAAGCTTTTCGTTGGCCATATCGCCAATGCTTGTTTAGAAGGCGAAGCCATGCGTAAAGAAAAAGGCGGAAAAGACGTTGAAGAAGAATTAAAGAAAAGTGCTAATGCCGCTTCTTCTTTAGTACAACAGGCTGAAGAAGAAACAGAATTACAGGGAGAATAA
- a CDS encoding Fur family transcriptional regulator: MSQATRNTKQRTVMLNVLKKLKTHPTADEVYHIVREQIPKISLGTVYRNLEILAENGEILKIENAGSQKRFDGDLSPHQHVRCTHCGRIGDIMTTLPMTLDKIPSVEGFKITNTRIEFEGICDKCATLSN, translated from the coding sequence ATGTCTCAAGCTACTCGCAACACCAAACAACGCACCGTCATGCTTAACGTTTTAAAAAAACTTAAAACTCACCCCACAGCAGATGAAGTTTATCATATCGTAAGAGAACAAATACCCAAAATAAGCCTTGGAACCGTCTATCGCAACCTTGAAATCTTAGCGGAAAACGGCGAAATTTTAAAAATCGAAAATGCCGGCTCTCAAAAAAGATTTGACGGCGATTTAAGCCCACATCAGCATGTACGTTGTACACATTGCGGACGCATCGGCGATATAATGACGACTCTTCCAATGACCTTAGACAAAATCCCCAGTGTTGAAGGATTCAAAATTACCAATACCCGCATAGAGTTTGAAGGTATCTGCGATAAGTGTGCAACCTTATCTAATTAA